From the Paracholeplasma morum genome, one window contains:
- a CDS encoding UxaA family hydrolase: MDNTKFLIINPDDNVMIALVELKAGEVVNGVTLLNDVIKGHKIALKDIEPNEDIVKYGFPIGHATTKILKGSHVHTHNVSTNLNDVLDYTYEPQFESYEVKPKNRDVYVYKRKNGEIGIRNELWIVPTVGCIVGQTRQLADLFMREVNPGPEFDGIHVFGHQFGCSQMGDDHENTKETLQNISKHPNAGAVLVLGLGCENNQVKEFRESYGSYDPERVKFLVMQEVEDELEVGLDALKELYEAMKNDKRTKADVSELRIGLKCGGSDGLSGITANPLLGKLSDYITHYGGTTVLTEVPEMFGAEKILMRRAKNQEVFEKTVHLINDFKDYYKSNNQVIYDNPSPGNKNGGITTLEDKSLGCTQKAGLSVVCDVLGQTDRLKTKGLNLISAPGNDLVSVTTLGMSGCQLVLFSTGRGTPFGGFIPTIKVSTNTEIYKKKPNWIDFNAGSLTEGVDMEALLESFIDFIVEVVNGKKTRNEINNFREIGIFKTGVIL, encoded by the coding sequence ATGGACAACACTAAGTTTTTGATCATTAACCCAGATGATAATGTCATGATCGCACTAGTAGAATTAAAAGCTGGTGAGGTTGTGAATGGTGTCACATTATTAAACGATGTCATCAAAGGGCATAAGATTGCTTTAAAAGACATTGAACCGAATGAAGATATCGTCAAATATGGTTTTCCAATCGGTCATGCGACAACGAAAATTTTAAAAGGCTCACACGTACACACTCATAACGTTTCTACGAACTTGAACGATGTACTTGATTATACCTATGAACCTCAATTTGAATCTTATGAAGTTAAACCGAAAAACAGAGATGTTTATGTTTATAAGAGAAAAAATGGAGAAATCGGAATTAGAAATGAACTTTGGATTGTTCCAACAGTAGGTTGTATCGTTGGACAAACAAGACAATTAGCAGATTTGTTCATGCGCGAAGTTAATCCAGGTCCTGAGTTTGATGGCATTCACGTATTTGGACACCAATTTGGGTGTTCACAAATGGGTGATGACCATGAGAATACAAAGGAAACCCTTCAAAACATCTCCAAACATCCAAACGCTGGAGCCGTATTGGTTCTAGGATTAGGTTGTGAAAACAATCAAGTTAAAGAGTTTAGAGAATCTTATGGTTCTTATGACCCTGAGAGAGTTAAATTCCTTGTTATGCAAGAAGTTGAAGATGAATTAGAAGTTGGACTTGATGCATTAAAAGAACTCTATGAAGCAATGAAGAATGATAAACGCACAAAAGCTGATGTCTCTGAACTTAGAATTGGTTTGAAATGCGGTGGATCAGATGGATTGAGTGGTATTACTGCAAACCCATTACTTGGTAAATTATCAGATTACATCACGCATTACGGTGGAACAACTGTGTTAACTGAAGTTCCTGAAATGTTTGGTGCCGAAAAGATTTTAATGCGCAGAGCTAAAAACCAAGAAGTGTTTGAAAAGACAGTTCACTTGATCAATGATTTCAAAGATTACTATAAATCTAATAATCAAGTCATTTATGACAACCCATCTCCAGGAAATAAAAACGGTGGAATCACAACATTAGAGGATAAATCTCTTGGTTGTACACAAAAAGCTGGGTTATCAGTGGTTTGCGATGTATTAGGTCAAACTGATCGTCTTAAGACAAAAGGTTTAAACTTAATCAGCGCCCCAGGTAATGACCTTGTATCTGTTACAACACTTGGAATGAGCGGCTGTCAATTAGTACTATTCTCGACTGGACGAGGAACACCATTTGGTGGATTTATTCCAACGATTAAAGTATCAACAAACACTGAAATATATAAGAAAAAACCAAACTGGATCGATTTCAACGCTGGCAGTTTAACTGAAGGTGTTGATATGGAAGCCTTGTTAGAATCATTTATTGACTTCATAGTTGAAGTTGTAAATGGGAAAAAGACCCGTAATGAAATCAATAACTTTAGAGAAATTGGTATATTCAAAACTGGCGTCATCCTATAA
- a CDS encoding tagaturonate reductase, whose product MNRLSRAIKPFPKRPIKVVQFGEGNFLRAFVDPFIQTINEKGLFDGNVAVIQPMPFGRVKELEQQDGLYTLILEGLENGKVVHESKIVDVISAFIDPYQEYKAFLELATSTDITTVISNTTEAGIAYLNEEVNFTATPVSFPGKLLAFLRMRFETFAGDMGKGLDIIACELIDDNGQTLKRVLIELARSNQMSETFIHWMTTANRFYNTLVDRIVPGYPKEDAAKLEVEWGYLDHSIVKGEIFHLWVIEGEKGLNERLPFDAAGLNVYFVDYLKPYKERKVKILNGSHTAMVPVAYLAGIDTVKESVNDPLVGKFIRNYIWDEIIPTIDLPKADMDLFANAVLERYLNPFVRHELMSIALNSMSKYKSRILPSVLERLSTKAFPKLALFSLAALIVFYKGERGNEKINLKDDQHFLDLYQSLWATNDSDYVVKEILGLSHWETARLISEDVLTYVQKQVKSILENNMEVALTKLLEDTDGQH is encoded by the coding sequence ATGAATAGACTGTCTAGAGCGATTAAACCTTTCCCAAAGAGACCCATTAAAGTGGTACAGTTTGGTGAGGGTAATTTCTTACGTGCATTTGTAGACCCTTTCATTCAAACAATCAATGAAAAAGGTCTTTTCGATGGTAATGTGGCTGTGATTCAGCCGATGCCATTTGGTAGAGTTAAAGAATTAGAACAACAAGATGGTCTTTATACGTTGATCTTAGAAGGATTGGAAAACGGTAAAGTTGTCCATGAATCTAAGATTGTAGATGTTATTAGTGCATTCATCGATCCTTATCAAGAATATAAAGCGTTCTTGGAATTGGCAACAAGCACTGACATCACGACCGTCATTTCAAATACAACCGAAGCTGGAATTGCCTATTTAAATGAAGAAGTCAACTTCACAGCTACCCCAGTTTCATTCCCAGGAAAACTATTGGCTTTCCTACGCATGCGTTTTGAAACATTCGCGGGCGATATGGGCAAGGGACTAGATATCATTGCATGTGAACTCATCGATGATAATGGTCAAACCTTAAAACGTGTATTGATTGAATTAGCAAGAAGCAATCAAATGAGCGAAACATTCATTCATTGGATGACAACTGCCAATAGATTTTACAATACCTTGGTAGATAGAATTGTTCCTGGTTATCCAAAAGAAGATGCAGCTAAACTAGAAGTAGAATGGGGGTATTTAGACCATTCAATCGTTAAGGGTGAAATATTCCATCTTTGGGTTATTGAAGGTGAAAAAGGATTAAATGAACGCTTACCATTTGATGCTGCAGGACTCAATGTCTATTTCGTGGATTACTTAAAACCATATAAAGAACGTAAAGTTAAAATACTAAACGGCTCTCATACAGCAATGGTTCCAGTCGCTTACTTAGCTGGCATCGACACAGTAAAAGAATCCGTTAATGATCCTTTAGTTGGTAAATTCATTAGAAACTACATTTGGGATGAAATCATACCAACCATTGATTTACCTAAAGCTGACATGGACTTATTTGCAAATGCAGTCTTGGAAAGATACTTAAACCCATTTGTTCGTCATGAACTAATGAGCATTGCACTTAACTCAATGAGTAAGTATAAATCAAGAATCTTGCCAAGTGTTTTAGAACGTCTTTCTACAAAAGCGTTTCCTAAATTGGCTCTATTCAGCTTAGCAGCTTTAATCGTCTTCTATAAAGGCGAAAGAGGCAATGAAAAAATTAACCTTAAAGATGACCAACATTTCCTAGACTTATATCAATCTCTATGGGCAACCAATGATTCCGATTATGTCGTAAAAGAAATTCTTGGATTATCACACTGGGAAACAGCACGTTTGATTTCTGAAGATGTATTAACTTATGTACAAAAACAAGTTAAATCTATTTTAGAAAATAACATGGAAGTGGCTTTAACAAAACTTTTGGAGGATACGGATGGACAACACTAA
- a CDS encoding aldo/keto reductase: MYSRKLSNGVEMPILGIGTFKVGDGPEAYDTVLEALSIGYRHIDTAQLYGNEESVGRAIKDSNIPREELFITTKLSATKLGYQEAIDELDISLQKLGLDYVDLYLIHWPSPSDALNQQTWKGMEVCYKNKKARAIGVSNFKIHHLESVLKIASIYPMANQVELHPGLYQLPLQNYLNQKNIALISYGPFMKGEVFDINGPFFKPLSEIASKYNATVAQIIISWGLARNIFMIPKSVTPKRIKENFMSLNITLDKTDIEAINALNRGRRVYTDPDNNSFVKQF, translated from the coding sequence ATGTACTCAAGAAAACTATCAAATGGAGTAGAAATGCCAATCCTTGGAATTGGAACATTCAAAGTAGGCGATGGACCTGAAGCGTATGATACGGTTCTAGAAGCATTAAGCATTGGGTATAGACATATCGATACCGCTCAACTCTATGGAAATGAAGAATCTGTCGGGAGAGCCATTAAGGATTCTAATATCCCAAGAGAAGAATTATTTATTACAACTAAACTCTCTGCAACCAAATTAGGCTATCAAGAAGCGATTGATGAACTAGATATTTCATTACAGAAATTAGGACTAGATTATGTAGATTTATATCTAATCCACTGGCCAAGTCCATCAGATGCTTTAAACCAACAAACTTGGAAAGGCATGGAAGTTTGTTACAAGAATAAAAAAGCTAGAGCAATCGGTGTTTCAAACTTTAAGATTCATCACCTTGAATCGGTTCTAAAGATTGCCAGCATTTATCCTATGGCAAATCAAGTCGAATTACATCCTGGTTTATATCAATTACCATTACAAAACTATCTTAATCAAAAAAACATCGCTTTGATTTCTTATGGCCCTTTTATGAAAGGTGAAGTCTTTGATATAAATGGCCCATTCTTTAAGCCTTTATCAGAAATAGCATCAAAATATAACGCAACAGTAGCGCAGATTATTATTAGTTGGGGACTTGCAAGAAACATCTTTATGATCCCAAAATCTGTAACGCCTAAACGCATAAAAGAGAATTTTATGAGCCTAAATATCACTCTAGATAAAACGGATATTGAAGCAATTAATGCCTTAAATAGAGGTAGAAGAGTCTATACAGACCCTGATAATAACTCATTTGTAAAACAGTTCTAA
- a CDS encoding M42 family metallopeptidase, which produces MLNPIYEKLMSASGISAYEHSVFKIMYEEMKKYPSFEIETDNLGSIFGIKRSKNPNAKTVMFAGHMDEVGLMVSQIFDNGAIKVIPIGGLVPEVFISQQLFIETKNGRVPGIIGSIPPHLSKSQSVSFDDLVLDIGANSKEVVANAGVNVGDMVLSNNVFSYNYDQTKVMSKAVDNRWGCGMALELIRDYADIELDFHLIIGATVQEEVGLRGAGTAVFKFKPDMFIAMDASPLNDLLDSKSSGKMGDGFLIRLFDPRNIMGPKLFNYFKEVAANNQIKHQVYIAKGGTDAARALDSNDGIIATTIGLPARYIHSTVAMFDLRDHQAAFLMARALINNLTNEQIAYFQNPVL; this is translated from the coding sequence ATGTTAAATCCAATTTATGAAAAACTAATGTCCGCAAGTGGTATTTCTGCTTATGAACATTCTGTATTTAAAATCATGTATGAAGAAATGAAGAAATACCCTTCATTTGAAATCGAAACTGATAACTTAGGTAGTATTTTTGGGATCAAACGTTCAAAAAATCCTAATGCCAAGACTGTGATGTTTGCTGGTCATATGGATGAAGTAGGATTAATGGTTTCCCAAATATTCGATAATGGTGCGATTAAAGTCATCCCTATTGGTGGACTAGTGCCGGAAGTGTTTATTTCTCAACAATTATTTATTGAGACTAAAAACGGTAGAGTCCCAGGCATAATCGGATCAATTCCACCACATTTATCGAAGAGTCAGTCTGTTTCATTTGATGACCTTGTGTTAGACATTGGAGCAAACTCAAAAGAGGTTGTTGCAAACGCAGGTGTTAATGTTGGCGATATGGTCTTATCCAATAACGTATTTTCATATAATTATGATCAAACCAAAGTAATGTCAAAAGCAGTAGACAACCGTTGGGGTTGTGGCATGGCACTAGAACTCATAAGAGATTACGCTGATATTGAACTCGATTTTCATTTAATCATTGGGGCAACCGTTCAAGAAGAAGTGGGACTGAGAGGTGCAGGAACCGCTGTGTTTAAGTTTAAACCTGATATGTTTATCGCCATGGATGCCTCTCCGCTTAACGACTTACTAGATTCCAAATCATCCGGTAAAATGGGTGATGGGTTCTTGATTCGTTTATTTGATCCGAGAAACATCATGGGTCCAAAATTATTCAATTATTTCAAAGAAGTTGCTGCTAATAATCAAATCAAACATCAAGTATATATTGCAAAAGGTGGCACTGATGCTGCTAGAGCATTAGATTCTAACGATGGGATTATTGCAACAACAATTGGTCTTCCAGCCAGATATATCCATTCAACCGTTGCGATGTTTGATTTAAGAGACCATCAAGCAGCTTTTCTAATGGCACGAGCTTTAATTAATAATCTTACAAATGAACAAATAGCATATTTTCAAAATCCAGTATTATAA
- the trmB gene encoding tRNA (guanosine(46)-N7)-methyltransferase TrmB, giving the protein MRTKKVKQAKESIVNSPLIIKEPTIIKSDKPIHLEIGSGKGKFITELADIHREFYYVAMERDLNVCYRILEKQEVLQLPNLAIIPIDAKDLLLFFEPKSVSKIYLNFSDPWPKARHHKRRLTAKSFLEIYEQILVEKGELEVRTDHESLFTDSLEYLKESNFELIWQHNNAPVREAISEYEMKKRANGPIYGFIARRK; this is encoded by the coding sequence GTGAGAACAAAGAAAGTAAAGCAAGCTAAGGAGAGTATTGTTAACTCCCCATTAATCATAAAAGAACCAACCATAATTAAGTCTGATAAACCGATCCATTTAGAAATTGGCTCAGGGAAAGGTAAGTTTATCACTGAACTTGCGGATATCCATAGAGAGTTCTACTATGTTGCGATGGAAAGAGACTTAAATGTGTGCTATAGAATCCTTGAGAAACAAGAAGTTTTACAGCTTCCTAATTTAGCAATCATTCCTATAGATGCAAAAGATTTGTTATTATTTTTTGAACCAAAATCGGTATCAAAAATCTATTTGAACTTTTCTGATCCATGGCCAAAGGCTAGACATCATAAAAGACGTCTTACAGCCAAGAGCTTTTTGGAAATTTACGAACAAATCTTGGTAGAAAAAGGTGAACTGGAAGTAAGAACGGATCATGAATCGCTATTTACGGATTCACTTGAATATCTAAAAGAGTCAAACTTTGAGTTGATTTGGCAGCATAATAATGCCCCTGTCAGAGAAGCTATTTCAGAATATGAAATGAAAAAACGCGCCAATGGCCCAATATATGGGTTTATCGCAAGGAGGAAATAA
- a CDS encoding DUF368 domain-containing protein, translated as MNKVFDIIKGSFIGLANVIPGVSGGTMAVIFKIYDKLISAIADFPKHPIKAIRDLFFILIGVILGVVIGVFVISYGYEKVPFITTFLFVGFIIGGLKPIYKEVEHRFYKMPNIIGFIISIAVIVILPLLTSKGGIQSGILYYIMLFIVGIITAVTMIIPGVSGSMVLLIIGYYAHVLDVTKDFFKAIISFDVPAVIELIVPVALLGIGFLVGAVLFSKATKWVIIHHANMFFAIVFGLVVSSPYAIIYLLNESNPIIKTNPIEIIVGLPLMIGAAYLAYVIIVKSENKESKAS; from the coding sequence ATGAATAAAGTTTTCGACATAATCAAGGGGTCATTCATTGGATTAGCAAATGTGATTCCTGGAGTAAGTGGCGGCACAATGGCCGTCATTTTTAAAATATATGATAAGCTAATTTCAGCAATTGCTGATTTTCCTAAACATCCGATTAAAGCGATAAGGGATTTATTTTTCATATTAATAGGTGTAATCTTAGGGGTTGTTATCGGTGTATTTGTGATTTCTTATGGCTATGAAAAAGTGCCATTCATCACTACATTCCTATTTGTAGGGTTCATCATTGGTGGGTTAAAACCAATTTACAAAGAAGTAGAGCACAGGTTTTACAAAATGCCCAATATCATTGGATTTATCATATCGATAGCTGTAATTGTAATACTGCCTTTACTAACATCAAAAGGCGGAATTCAATCGGGGATTCTTTATTATATTATGTTATTTATTGTAGGAATTATTACTGCAGTAACGATGATTATCCCGGGTGTAAGCGGATCAATGGTTCTATTAATAATTGGGTATTACGCCCATGTTTTAGATGTAACAAAGGATTTCTTCAAGGCAATCATTTCATTTGATGTGCCTGCTGTTATTGAGTTAATAGTGCCTGTAGCTTTACTAGGAATTGGTTTCTTAGTTGGTGCAGTTTTATTCTCGAAAGCAACCAAATGGGTAATAATACACCATGCGAATATGTTTTTTGCCATCGTGTTTGGATTGGTTGTATCAAGTCCTTATGCAATCATCTATTTATTAAACGAATCCAACCCAATAATAAAAACCAACCCAATTGAGATAATTGTGGGGTTACCATTAATGATAGGAGCGGCATATCTTGCATATGTCATAATTGTAAAAAGTGAGAACAAAGAAAGTAAAGCAAGCTAA
- a CDS encoding phosphocarrier protein HPr, which translates to MMERTFKVIAENGIHARPATNLVTQAMKFKSDVWLIANNRSVDMKSIMGVMSLGIYKAATFTIRTSGEDEQEALEAITNLLIKDNLGVIYE; encoded by the coding sequence ATAATGGAAAGAACATTTAAAGTAATCGCAGAAAATGGAATTCATGCTAGACCAGCAACAAACCTTGTCACTCAAGCAATGAAATTTAAGAGTGATGTTTGGTTAATTGCAAATAACCGCTCGGTTGACATGAAGTCTATTATGGGTGTAATGTCACTAGGCATTTATAAAGCTGCAACATTTACAATCAGAACCTCAGGTGAAGATGAACAAGAAGCATTAGAAGCAATAACGAATTTACTAATAAAGGACAACCTTGGCGTTATTTATGAATAA
- a CDS encoding undecaprenyl-diphosphate phosphatase: protein MNRIVELIKYLALGVIQGITEILPVSSSGHLVLFQHIFGLKLPGLGFEMFTNMASLIAMIVYFRKDIWALIIGDIKFVFKKDQSHKESFEYTVKLVIAIIPIGIAGLLFKDYMDQFKSLLSIGIALMVTGLLLFSIYKKSISDDGKTEITYQDALAIGLVQSVAILPGVSRSGSTIVGGLFRKISIKSLLKFSFLCYIIISIPTSLLSILDLIDSNESIDYLGYFLAFGITLITTYITATLVMSKLKTKHLLYFSIYVCTVGILALISHFIF, encoded by the coding sequence ATGAATAGAATTGTCGAACTAATAAAATACTTAGCTTTAGGTGTTATTCAAGGAATTACAGAAATCTTACCTGTATCTAGCAGTGGACACCTAGTTTTATTCCAACATATCTTTGGTTTAAAACTCCCTGGTCTTGGTTTTGAAATGTTTACAAACATGGCGTCATTGATTGCGATGATCGTGTATTTTAGAAAAGACATCTGGGCATTAATCATTGGAGATATCAAGTTTGTCTTCAAGAAAGATCAAAGTCATAAAGAGTCGTTTGAATATACAGTTAAGCTTGTGATTGCAATTATACCAATAGGAATTGCAGGTCTTCTATTTAAAGACTACATGGATCAATTTAAGAGTTTACTGAGCATCGGAATCGCTTTGATGGTAACTGGATTACTTTTATTTTCAATATATAAGAAAAGCATATCAGATGATGGTAAAACTGAGATAACCTATCAAGATGCGCTTGCGATTGGACTCGTTCAATCTGTTGCTATTCTTCCAGGTGTATCTAGAAGTGGATCAACCATTGTTGGTGGATTGTTTCGCAAAATTTCTATAAAGTCCTTACTGAAATTCTCATTCTTATGTTATATCATTATTTCTATTCCAACTTCACTGCTGTCTATTCTTGACTTAATAGATTCCAATGAATCGATTGACTATCTTGGCTATTTCTTAGCATTTGGCATTACATTAATAACAACCTATATTACTGCAACCTTGGTTATGAGTAAACTAAAAACTAAACACTTACTATATTTTAGTATATACGTGTGCACCGTAGGTATACTTGCGCTAATTAGTCATTTTATTTTCTAA